A stretch of DNA from Cryptomeria japonica chromosome 4, Sugi_1.0, whole genome shotgun sequence:
ACCTCCTGAAGTTCCAGCTTTTGCAGGTCTCTTTCCACCTTTTCCTTTCTTAgccatgtttttgttttttccATGCCTACCAATTCCTGTAGACCTTGAATCTTTTTTCATTCGAGGATCAACAAGTACTTTTCCTTTACCTGGTTTAACTTGCACACCCTTCTTTGCAACCACATACTCCTTCTGAGGCCTCTTAGGCATAGCTTTCTTATATAGGCGTTCAATCATTTTATTCTTGGATAGGTTAGAGATGTCAGTTTGATTAGAAATTGCATTTGCCTTGTTTCGAACTGCCTCCAACTTTTTCATTGCAACACGTTTCTTGCGAGCTTTTGCTTCTGCAACTTTCTTTGCTGGACGAGCATCAATTTCCTTGAATTGTGCTTTCATAGCCTCAATCTCCTCTTTTGTTATGGGTTTCTGAGGCTGAGAATGTTGTTTCTCATCTGCTGCAAACCATTCTGGCAAACCTTTGTCATCAAAAGTATATCTATTGTAAGAAGCATCAAGAATATTTTCCCTTTGCTTCTTCCTCAACATTTTCTTTGCAAAAGCTAAGATTTCTGCTTTTGAATCAGTGTCGTAGTCAGATTCATCTTCTGAAGAAGATTCATCACTAGAGCCCATAGACACAGCAGGAACTATTTCAAAGTCGTCCTCTTTCTCTTGTTGGGGATTTTGGTTTGGAGAAAACTTGGAATCAGACTGAACACCAACATTTCCCTTCTTGTTACCATTAGTTTTAACTGACAACTTCTGTAAAGATGCAACATCTTTATCATCCTCAGACATGTCAGAATCAACATCATACTTCTCACCAGTGTCTTCAAAACCTGCAAAAACATCCTGACTGAACCATTGACTTGTCAGCTGTTCTTGAGATGGTTGTTCATTCATTGATAATGGTACCACTAAGGGATTGGCCTCGCCATCTTTATCACTGTAATCTGAATCATCCTCTTCATCAACACCTTTCTGATCATCTGCTTCATTCTTCTGTAGCAAAAGACAGATTGCATGTTAATCAAGAAAAGGGAACAGTAAAGAAACTCTCTTTAGGACTATTAGACTATTTAATTGTCAATAAGGATAATGAACTACCTTCCATAGCTCACTATCATCACCAGTCATAGCCAACTTTGCACGTTTACGCTGCTTTGTACTGCCTTCTTTTGCAGTGACATACCGCTCATAAGCTTGATCCAGAACAGTTTCAAGTTGTTCGTCATATCTACCAGAAAGAAATAAACAAAGAAATTATCTTAACGAACACAAATGACCAAAGAGTAGGTAAATGAGAAATACTTTATTTAACCATATGATCTTATGTTTCAAAATAAGAAAAAGCATGATCAAgtaaaatatttcatttctaaaatGCTTCCTTGAACAGATGCCCACACTTTCCCACAACTTACGTATACTATTAAATCTCTATGTGAATCTGTTCATGTCTGGTCAATAATGTAATGGATTTCTAACTCTTTATTTGACCAGCTGGTTTTCCATTAAACATGCCTTGGGTGATGTGCCtttatgaagtttttgtttatGTTGCTTTATCTTTTAACTGGCAAATAAAAATGTATGTGAATCTTCTAATTAATATCAAGCAGATTACCTTTTCCTCTCTTCATCAGAATCAATGTCACTTGCTTCGCTGTCACTGTGTACTCCTTGATTTGTTTCAATGGCCTCATCTTCACTCATAAAACCATTTTCATCATCAGACTGTGCAGGAGAATCCAGAGCCTGTAGATCTCTCTTTGCCTGACAGGATAGGAAATAATATAATCATTTAAAAATTCTTCAGACCAACTTGTTCGAAAGATATTTCAATGCTAATAAAATCCATAAAAGCCTGACAGGGAGATCAGTGAATATTGGAcagaatttaaattttaaataataaaaacgtTTCCTATAAAATGATCTTAAAGCTAATATATAATGTATAGGCCCAGCAGGGGGATAGTCTTCTACTCCAAAGCCCTTAAATGGGCCTGGTTTATACCAATAAAACGTATAGAACCTGCCCTCAAGGTTTGTCAGACCAGAAAACTATTAAATAAAACTGAGAAACACCAAGGGAAAAGCTAGCCTCACAAAATGAACGTGCAAGACATAAAACTCTAGCAAATCATCAGCAAGGAAAGAAAACCTCACAGATGCTAAAAGAAAGAAATCATGGTAACTATACAACCCCTTACAAATTATTTGTGCAGTATCACAACCTCTTTACTTCATAATGAAGTTCAAGGGCACCCAAGATTTGGGGAAAATTTCCAGTGTCCTTACAACAGTGAGATCCAAAATATATGTTTTGATGTAGATTTCTTCCACAAGGCAGAAGGGTACAGAAATAACCCATCAAAAATGCATCTTTTAAGGCATGCCATCATGTTAATTTCCTTATTTACCACTCTATTAAGGGGTATTCGTCTTGGATCAGTAAGTACAATGCCACATTTGTTTGAATATGGATCACCTCACTATGCTCAGGATTGGATTAAGGGATCTTGATTTGAGGATTGGCCATTAGCCATATTTCTATTTGAAGAAAAAAGGATCAAGATACTGttgttaaatataaaaatatcAACAAAAGGCAAATAATTTTCTTCATCAACTAAAACATATCATCCTTCAAACCCATGACAACCCAATGTCATGCTTTTGCCACACTTCGTAACTATAAGCTACTAACAATTTATACTTATATAGTTCAGTATAGTTAAACTTTTATTCTGTATGCCAACATTTGTGAGATTAGAATGATGAAGACAACCATATCCATTCATGAATCTGACTTAGGAGTTCTAAGCCAAGACAATTTGTATTTTACTTCAATCATTCACCAAGAATCACCCTCCAGAATTGCATAGCAGAGCATTATCTATCTACTCAGCCGAGTGAAATTTTACAAGATTATTCATAACTCTAATACAATCTATCACCAGGCTGGATCCACACCAACTTCAATTTCCAAGAGACAAACTGACACCCTAACAATAACTACATTCCCAGGAGCttggaaaaataattttaaaaacaagGGAGCACAACCCCTGCTTCAACAAGGGCTATCTATTTTCAGTATAGTTAGTTGAATGTTATATTGATTGTTCACTCTGTTAATGTGTGCCTACTACCCACCATACTCGAATAATTCTTCATGCTTTGGTCACAAATCCTGGGATGTTTGGGGAATGTACACTTAAAGGAGAATCTCCTTTATAAGGGAGCCTGCATAGTATTTAAATTACATTCTCAATATAGATATGGACTATCAACTGCTAACATGTAACAAGCTTCAGCTAAGCTTCAAATTCTCGatttaaaaaatactaaaattataaggaaattttaaataACTCTAGTTTCTAGTAAGCATATATATATAACATGCAATGAAGGAAGTTCCATACAGTAGCCGTCTATTTTCTTTCATAAACAGAGACTGGATACATTCAAATTATATACAGTTATATTTTCAATGGAAATTTTGTTTTATCTATAATTACAAAAGAAGAACCCATAAAGGTGATTCTGCATTTGTTCTCAAAACCAAATGATGGCATTAAAAGTACAATAAAGTATTGAGCCATGCTTGAGATACAAACAGACCTTAATTGAAGCTAAAGAAAATaatgcctcatccatatagccatCTTCCGTAGCATCCACTTTCATTCCCATTGCAGTGCGTGCTTTAGCCTGGATTCAGGGTTAAAAGAATTcgaagtataagagtacaaaatttgggagagaaaaaataaaaaattaacaaatcgCAAAGAAGATAAGGCCCTAATCGTGCATTGAATTAAGTCGGCACACATAGTGACCAAGAATATGTTTCACCTTAGCCCGCCTCTTGGAAACTAGCttttttgctttcttcttcttttgttcagaaATAGAGTGCAACTCCTCCATTTCATTGAGCATGCGTTCATCATCATTGCCCTCAACTGCCTTTTCAACCTCTTTTGTCAAAGAAGAAAGTTTTTCTTTAGGTGACAATGCCTTCCGAATGTGCAAACGCCATCTGATAATCAATTAAGTTTATGAATGTACAGCATAAAAAGTGAACATGAAATTTTAAAAGGTTTTGACCACAAAATCCAGCCAGTGAGGGGGGTTCTAGAAACTCAGGTGACGTGCGATGATGACTATGTACAGAAAGGCCAGAAAAGAACACATTTAAATGACCACTGCTCTAAGGTCACTTCAATTAATTTGGACACACAAATTAGAATAGCCATGGAAGAGCAAGTCTACATACATTGGTTCCAATTTATACAATCAGCTTAGGAATGAACAAATAATTTATGATTTCAGCCTAAAGGAACTCCCATTCATGTCTCTAATATCTCAGTGATGACAAAATCAACAGAAGAGCACTACCAACAGGAGAACAAGACTAAAACCTGAAGAAAACTTGTAAATATTTCTGTGTAAGGACAAACTACTAAACTATCTACTAAATATAAATTGACCAAAATTAATCAAGATACTTAATTTCTTGCTGGAGCCGGAGGGGAGGGAGGAGGAACAGGTACAGTGGCAGCACATAGTTGTAGGATATAATTTTAGAAATGCATAGCTTATGGACTTAAAGTGTTTCTATGCAAGACCTTTTGCCACACAGCACTTGGAGGTTACATGTATGATAAACTATCTACTAAATTCCACGTGTATTTTAGAGAATCTTACACAAACTTGACTACAATGGGAGCTCACCTAGCTAGCTACATGCATGTTGATTCATATAGCATATAATTTTACTCTTCTAACTACAAGCTGGACTTTATAGTACTAAGAACTTGGTTTAAGGAAAAGAGATCATTAAATCCAACAACCTTGCATAAGCCATCCAACTAAAGGCTAATACAACAGCCCAGTCTTTTTAGCAATCCGAGTTGCTATTAACTCACGTCAATATGAGTCCCATTAAGCTCCTTTTAAGTCCTTTTGACCAGCTGTAACATaactaattcatttttttttttaaatgattttctgAAACCTGTTCTTTCTCAATCCTGCTAGTCTATAATTCTCCATTCTGCTGACAAGCTAATATAATTACTTTGAAAAAAGGGCAAACTCACCTTTACTTCTATCATCTGAGCACTAATATCTATAATCATACACACTTGGACTAAATTAAAACATGAGGTTAAGATTTTAGTAAGAACCATGGAAAAGAGAAACATACTTCAGTATATGCTTAAAGTCTTGTTTCCCTAGAACTCGCAAATCATCACATAAAATTTTTATCTGCAAAACAATtaagcaaagaaaatgaaaagctcttcatcaaaatatttatgccTGTCAGATCGAAGAACACAATAAATTTCCACATATTCTGAGCAAGCCAtcaaaactggtttatgtgaagaAATGAACTACCTCATCAGTTGTCAAAGAATTCTCCTTTATGGCAGAGCACGCTGGATCCTCAAATGAAATGGAAGTAACTGAACCAAGAACTTCCAAAGGTTTGTCCGACCACACAAAATCTGAAGCAAGGCAAGTCTTCCGTGTTGTTGCAAGTCCTTCTTCATATCTGCAGTCACAAGGAATAAGGCAGGGATAAACACAATGATCTCAGCATTAGTGGACTTTAGGGCCACTGTGCATAAAATAGGATGGGGGCTGTTAGTAGTTGTGTTGATTCTAAATATCTCACAGAAAATGCAAAATCCTGTGATATAGAAAGAACATCAACTCTTGTACATAAAATCTACTATATCACATTTTAGCCTACCAAAGAGAAGAAAACTTGTGCAAACTTAGCAAAAATGTAAAATTTACCCTTCACGATTTCGCTTTTGTTTTGTTGCCCTGAGAACGTCCACTACCTAACCAGATAAAGAGAGCATTTCTCAGATACTATTGGAAAAATGATAAACGTTAGTATTGGATATCCTCAAACCAAGGTGACAAAATATTAATGTTCATTCTCAAAAGGGTATCTAACAGAAAGAACACTTGCTGAAGAAAGGGTACcatctaaaattaaaaaaatctatatCAAAGAGATATTAAGTTTACCTTTGGTGGGTCAATGACTTGTTGGAAAAGATGTCTCACATCAAGAAGACGTGGATCAATCTTGGCTGGGGCTTTATATCTTAAACCAACAATATATATTTCAGCAGATGTCGATCGACTAGCAACTGGTTTTGTCACTTCTACTTTTTCAAACAACTGCATTTAACATTTCAAACATCTAGTAAATGAAGATGTGACTTCTATCAAAgcttaaaataaaacaaataaagcaGAAACTGAAATAAAACTAGCATAATTATTAACCAGCATTACCTGCTTGAAACAATAAAGTAGCGCATTGTAATCCTGAGATCGGAACACCTATCACATTACATAACAAGTGCCATCATTTAAAAGAGCATAAATTTTGTACAGATAAATGTTTATACTCTATTTCCAGTGCCAAGTAACCTATCACAAACTCAAGAAGGTAACTTCTTTTACCCATCTTGGAGTTTATCAAAGTTTAAAAAAAGGacaaaacaataaatattaaaaacatCAAAAGAACTTAAGAAACAGAAATTTTTATTTTCACTATTATTGCATCAATGATCATAACAATCAAAACTAACTGGAAGATTTTGTGTGGCCCATCATACTTCTCACTGCACACTGCCAGTGCATAGAAACCTGTCAGAGCCATTTTATGATTAATGTAGGAAGCCACTATGTCATTAAAGGAATTTGTCATCCTTTGAGAGCCAAATGAGTTACCCAAGGTTGATGTGCTCAGATTTGAGCATTGCATGAACCAAGTTGCTCAAGCTTCCATTCAAATTAGATCATAGATGAAACTCTGATTCAAGACACCATTATTTAAAAAGAACACCAACTTGAAAATTTTACTGTGAATCATTACAGTACAGATATATTTCATACTGTGCATTCATTTGAGGAAAGAGTTGCAGATGGAGCAAAATTACAATTTACTAGTTCAGATCATAGTTTCCAAACTAAGTAATTTCTTGCCAATCTCATGAGAACTCACAAGTAAATTTGCTTGCCCGAAAACTTGCGAACAACTCAAAAGCGAAGTCCCATAAATAATTTAAtgctagtagatttccacaatccatgtgattgatatgagctgcttctggattcgattgtgtgtgtgTTTTTACATCATCAAGATGAGAAAGAGATCATAaggagaaaaaaaattcaaacattttcTCCGTATGATCTctttctcatcctgatgatggatcacagagggtgatctgaaacgttgatgtaaaacactcacacaatcgaatccagaagcagCCCATAAATAATGTTTAAATTTTCAAGAGATACTCAGCAAGTTATACCTGCAACTAGCGAGTTTTCTCTACAAACTCCGCCACCAAAAAAAATGCAGATCGATTTTTGTGTTTTTTGTCATTATCATCTTCAGCATTAGGATCTCAGTGGTATGAACTAAATGTCAAGagcaataaaaaattttaaaaaaggcATACACGATGACTGTCCCTGTAGCCTCAAAGGCATTCAATTATTTTACTCTATTTTTAAATGCCAAGTAAGCTATTGTAAATTCAAGGATATGAATGCTTTTGTCCATCTTTAGAGCTTACAGAAGttcaaaaagaaagagaaaaatataattaaaaaatcaaaacttaagAAACAGAAATCTCTCTTCTCACTATTCTTGCAACTCAATGATCATAACAATCACAAGATGGAAGATTCTGTATGGCCCATCATACTTCTCACTGCACACTGCCAGTGCAGAGAAACCTGTCAGAgccattttaattatttatgtaggAAGCCAGTATATGTCCTTAAAGAAATTAATCATCATTCAAGAGCCAAATGAGCAACTCAAAGTTGATGTACTCAGTTTTGAGCATTGCATAAACCAAGTTGCCTGAGCTTCCTTTCCACTTGGAGATTTTAAATGAAGTACTGGATCAAAACACTATTCTTTAAGAAGTGCACTGACTTTGAAAATCTTAACACGAATTCATGATTGTGTAGACCCATGGCATTATGCGTCTTTGAGGAATAGTTGCATGTAGTCATAAAATTGGGTCAGGAAAATAGATAAAATTGGCACAATTGCAAATTAGAGAAGTGTTCTATATTAGTTTAGATCATAATTTGCAAACTCTGCAAGTTCTTAACGAATAAGTAAATTTGCAGAGCAGGTAATTCACAAGCTGAGTCCTGCAAAAGATACTACCCCATACCTCCCCCAGACCCCTGCTCTGGATTtagaaaacaaaagataaaaatcatTTTGGGTTGTGCCAGATGGAAAAGAAGAGTAAATTTTCCATTAACAGGCTTGCATTAACAAAAACAGCAATTTTCtctaatttttatgaatttttagcaGTTTTTAGTCTCCTGAGTAATTGAAATTTCATATATACATGAATGTGTTGAGGCTAGCAATAACCTCCTCATCTACTCTGAATGAACTGGAGAAGAAAAATTTAGGGTTAAAATAGTAGGgagcagcatgaatatgttggagttgtttattccacctcttatTAATAATGCACTAGATGGGTTCATATTTGTTTCTATTGGACCCACACAAATGTTGAATTGCCTCTTTGACACTATCCATGGCCATATAGATGCCTCATGGAATTTCTCTCCCCATCCACCAACCATAGAGAACCCTAACCAAAGATTTTGATACCTACAACAAAAAAGGTTATTACAACGAatcaaaatggaaaaatttgaactaaatcaaaaaaatttaaatcaacaAATTAAAATAGGCGGCATGCCGGTATGTTTTCACTGGTAAATATACATACAGAGAGCCCTAACCAAAGATTTTGATACCTACAACAAAAAAGGTTATTACAACGAATCAAAATGGAAAAACTTGAActaaatcaaaaaaatttaaatcaacaaattaaaatatcaaaaattgtaatgtcccctttatgTTAATACTCAGGAATAAGGGAACAGTTAACTTGGAAATCAATCGCAAGGGACTTCTTTCTTATCCAAACCCCAGATTTCCTTATGAATATCGTATTTGCTATGATTAGTGTAATGAAATCAATGTTAAGTATGGATAGGGTATCTCTGTTATCTTTGATATGACAGCGAAAACTACGTTGCTTAGGTTTGCTGTCCCTGATTTAGAATGTTGATATCTCCAATAGTACACTGTATTGGATTGACAAGATCCTCAATCTATGAGTGCTTGTATGATGGAGTAGTGATTCTATACAACCTTCAGAAAGTGGGTGGTTACCTGTTTAACCTCGTGACTTATAGCAGGTGAAATAGGCGGCATGCCGGTATGTTTTCACTGGTAAATATATATACAGATGTCAACGACTACTTGCTCCAAGTGAGCGAGTCCACAAAGGAATGAGAAACAGAGGTATCCGATCTGTAAGTGCCGGTGTTTTCAGATATTCCTATTTAACGGCTTATGCGATGTATTGATCCTTCTCCCTTCTTTCAAATTCACTATGGATTGTCTTATATGGTGGGAGAGGATACTCCAAGAGTTGTCTTTTATCTCTATGCCAATTGGATTATTACATACATGATTATTGATATCCCTTAATCGATGCCTTCACTGATTAAGAATTTGTATATATCTTACTATACACGGTGGTCATTAGTTTAACCCCGAATGTAATTCATTATTCTTACATCCTAAGCACCCTTGTCGGTCTTTAATTCCGATTGCATCCCTTGCAAAGATATTTACGGTTTCTTATTAATCGCTCCATATAGAAATATTTAGCAAAGTTATGGTAGAACAAGAACCGTGCGAATAATGATCTGTCGGAATTCCTTTACATCATACCTTGATGATTATCAACAACAATATAATTGGCGATGACATTAGTGATGTGGCTCAACACTATGATCGATGGATGATggtgctttaacatttcagatttCGATGACTAGACTTTGCCTGTTGAAGACAAAGCAAAGTCTATCGTATTTCCATAAATCGCAAATATTGTTTCAATTCCCGACTTAAAACATTAGCGATGATATGAGTTCCACGGCCTGATGTATGATATGGATTCCCACAAATCATGATCACTTGCAGACCCACCGCTGCTCAATGCTAGACTTTGCGTTGAATGGGTAATTGTCTCGAACTATAGTGCCCACGTAATGATTATCTGAGACATTCTTTTATTCTTCATGCCCATGATAATATACCCGAGAGTTGTATTTAACTAATAATCTCGAACTCATtacaacctaagttggccta
This window harbors:
- the LOC131032875 gene encoding adoMet-dependent rRNA methyltransferase spb1; the protein is MGKPKGKHRLDKFYHLAKEQGYRSRAAFKIVQLDAKFNFFSSARSLLDLCAAPGGWMQVAVKHMPVGSLIIGVDLVPIRPIRGAFSLQEDITTPKCKASIRKLMKENGCNMLDVVLHDGSPNVGGAWSQEATTQASLVVDSLRLAVEFLAPKGTFVSKVFRSQDYNALLYCFKQLFEKVEVTKPVASRSTSAEIYIVGLRYKAPAKIDPRLLDVRHLFQQVIDPPKVVDVLRATKQKRNREGYEEGLATTRKTCLASDFVWSDKPLEVLGSVTSISFEDPACSAIKENSLTTDEIKILCDDLRVLGKQDFKHILKWRLHIRKALSPKEKLSSLTKEVEKAVEGNDDERMLNEMEELHSISEQKKKKAKKLVSKRRAKAKARTAMGMKVDATEDGYMDEALFSLASIKAKRDLQALDSPAQSDDENGFMSEDEAIETNQGVHSDSEASDIDSDEERKRYDEQLETVLDQAYERYVTAKEGSTKQRKRAKLAMTGDDSELWKKNEADDQKGVDEEDDSDYSDKDGEANPLVVPLSMNEQPSQEQLTSQWFSQDVFAGFEDTGEKYDVDSDMSEDDKDVASLQKLSVKTNGNKKGNVGVQSDSKFSPNQNPQQEKEDDFEIVPAVSMGSSDESSSEDESDYDTDSKAEILAFAKKMLRKKQRENILDASYNRYTFDDKGLPEWFAADEKQHSQPQKPITKEEIEAMKAQFKEIDARPAKKVAEAKARKKRVAMKKLEAVRNKANAISNQTDISNLSKNKMIERLYKKAMPKRPQKEYVVAKKGVQVKPGKGKVLVDPRMKKDSRSTGIGRHGKNKNMAKKGKGGKRPAKAGTSGGKRPKTAEAGGGRRK